Proteins co-encoded in one Capsicum annuum cultivar UCD-10X-F1 chromosome 9, UCD10Xv1.1, whole genome shotgun sequence genomic window:
- the LOC107842544 gene encoding uncharacterized protein LOC107842544 isoform X2 — MNGFQNGNSHTHDKPFPGCLGRMVNLFDLNSGAAGNTLLTDKPHRYGPLSRSQSDLVKSSPSSEDQVEEKLVVSNLKGTSSNRKSNGTPMKMLIAQEMSKEIGSNVNPPSVVAKLMGLDALPQKSVPAIRSHFGGHSRCHTDSSFSYCQHENKSLTEEMQQEFHQYPEQNEYKDVYEVWKQPPKMNCVRSKSPQKARHDKASFEKKSAFVRQKFIEAKCLSIDEQLRQSKEFQDALDVLSSNTDLFLKFLQEPNPMFTQHLYNLQSIPPPETKRITVLRPSKMVDDCKFDGSVKENEKEIDRATQVGQENRAKNQMKFSPPAASWNIDENHAQPKRIVVLKPSLGKNYNFRAASSSPSASARVSETEISFVNMEANEAQESREVAKAITQHVRVNIGGHQRDETLLSTVFANGYVGDESSFNKSEKEYAAGNLSDSEVMSPASRHSWEYINRFGSPYSCSSLSRASCSSESSVSKEAKKRLSERWAMVASNGSCLEQRQMRRSNNSTLGEMLALSDIKATRRIEQDNIKEDPQISNSNSASNSRHDEGVNKSPKNLLRSKSLPVSSTAFSSQLNVGTPDPVTGENDLPKQTTKPRSTKSSLKGKVSNLLFSKNKKQDKDGRKCLQSSDELQSGAKPLHSLSKVDKYSGAFLDDPGVECSTTNLRESSCALTCKDVVGKQGATSPEVVLSGARSLHAGHPCENQDQPSPISVLEKPFEEDKNPARISRISFGDIKPDRHGAELSVHPIRSNLIDKSPPIGSIARTLSRDDSCADTASSVCVRPSSSTQRTEEVEHEWFSYVQTLLTMAFLDEVQSDTFPTVWHSAESPLDPSLREKYIDMNEETLHEVKRRPRRSTQKLLFDCVNAALLEIAGYGPDNCQRTIPFMRVHINLPQGTRLVLLDQVWDWMKEWFSNEVESLSTDGGDLDSLVVQGMVSKEVMGKWWLENLRLELDNVGIEIEVKLLEELVHEFVIELAGRT, encoded by the exons ATGAATGGGTTTCAGAATGGAAACAGTCATACTCATGATAAACCATTTCCAGGATGCTTGGGACGAATGGTGAACCTTTTTGATTTAAATTCAGGGGCGGCAGGAAACACGCTGCTTACAGATAAACCGCATCGCTATG GTCCACTCTCAAGGAGCCAATCAGATCTGGTGAAGTCGTCGCCATCTTCTGAGGATCAAGTAGAAGAAAAACTG GTTGTATCGAATTTGAAGGGGACTAGTTCCAATAGGAAATCAAATGGGACACCAATGAAGATGCTTATAGCCCAAGAAATGTCCAAGGAAATAGGTTCTAATGTCAATCCACCTAGTGTTGTTGCCAAGCTGATGGGGCTTGATGCTCTTCCGCAGAAATCTGTTCCAGCTATAAGAAGTCATTTTGGAGGTCATTCGCGGTGTCATACAGATTCCTCTTTCAGCTATTGCCAGCATGAAAACAAATCCTTGACGGAAGAAATGCAGCAAGAATTTCATCAATACCCTGAACAGAATGAGTATAAAGATGTTTATGAAGTTTGGAAGCAGCCCCCAAAAATGAACTGTGTGAGAAGTAAATCCCCACAGAAGGCAAGACACGACAAAGCTAGTTTCGAAAAGAAGTCGGCTTTTGTTCGTCAGAAGTTTATTGAAGCAAAATGTTTATCCATAGATGAACAACTTCGCCAGTCTAAGGAATTCCAAGATGCATTGGATGTCTTAAGTTCCAACACTGATCTGTTCCTCAAGTTTCTGCAAGAACCAAATCCAATGTTTACTCAGCATTTATATAATTTGCAGTCTATACCTCCTCCTGAGACAAAGCGAATAACTGTTCTAAGACCATCAAAGATGGTTGATGATTGTAAATTTGATGGATCAGTGAAggaaaatgagaaagaaatagACAGAGCCACCCAAGTAGGTCAGGAAAACAGGGCCAAAAACCAGATGAAATTTTCCCCTCCTGCAGCTAGTTGGAACATTGATGAAAATCATGCTCAACCTAAACGGATAGTCGTGTTAAAACCAAGCCTTGGTAAGAATTACAACTTTAGGGCTGCAAGTTCTTCACCGTCTGCATCAGCAAGAGTATCAGAAACTGAAATAAGTTTTGTCAACATGGAGGCTAATGAGGCTCAAGAATCAAGAGAAGTGGCAAAGGCTATCACACAGCATGTGCGAGTAAACATAGGTGGACATCAAAGGGATGAAACATTACTTTCTACTGTATTTGCAAATGGCTACGTTGGTGACGAAAGCTCATTTAATAAATCTGAAAAAGAGTATGCAGCTGGAAATCTCAGTGATTCTGAAGTCATGTCACCAGCTTCTAGGCACTCATGGGAATATATCAATAGGTTTGGCAGTCCTTATTCTTGCTCCTCCTTGAGTCGTGCTTCTTGTTCCTCTGAATCTTCAGTTTCCAAGGAAGCCAAGAAGCGACTTTCTGAGAGATGGGCGATGGTGGCATCCAATGGCAGTTGTCTAGAACAAAGACAGATGAGGAGAAGCAACAACAGCACTTTAGGTGAGATGCTTGCACTTTCTGATATTAAGGCGACAAGAAGAATAGAGCAGGATAATATTAAAGAAGATCCCCAGATTTCAAATTCCAACTCGGCGAGTAATTCCAGACATGATGAAGGTGTCAACAAGTCGCCAAAGAATCTTTTGAGGTCTAAGTCTCTCCCTGTATCCTCTACTGCATTCAGTTCACAGTTGAATGTGGGTACCCCAGATCCCGTAACGGGAGAGAATGATCTTCCCAAGCAGACAACAAAACCTAGAAGTACAAAATCATCATTGAAAGGGAAGGTCTCAAATCTTCTTTTCTCTAAGAACAAGAAGCAAGACAAAGACGGACGCAAGTGTTTGCAATCCAGTGATGAATTGCAATCTGGTGCAAAGCCTTTACATTCTCTATCAAAAGTTGACAAATATAGTGGTGCATTCCTTGATGATCCAGGGGTTGAGTGCTCAACAACCAACCTTCGTGAATCATCATGTGCACTAACTTGCAAAGATGTGGTTGGGAAGCAAGGTGCAACCTCTCCTGAG GTTGTGCTCTCTGGAGCAAGATCTTTGCACGCTGGACACCCATGTGAGAACCAGGACCAACCAAGTCCTATATCAGTTTTGGAGAAACCATTTGAAGAGGATAAAAATCCAGCACGTATATCGCGTATATCATTTGGTGATATCAAGCCAGACCGTCATG GTGCTGAGTTGTCTGTTCACCCTATAAGGTCCAATTTGATTGATAAATCTCCTCCAATAGGATCAATTGCTCGTACATTGTCCAGGGACGATTCCTGTGCAGATACAGCCAGTTCAGTTTGTGTAAGGCCATCATCATCCACTCAGAGGACTGAGGAAGTAGAACACGAATGGTTCTCTTATGTTCAAACATTACTAACCATGGCTTTCCTTGATGAAGTGCAGTCTGACACTTTCCCAACCGTGTGGCATTCTGCTGAAAGCCCTTTGGACCCATCACTCCGAGAAAAATATATTGATATGAATGAGGAGACACTACATGAGGTTAAGCGAAGGCCAAGGAGATCAACCCAAAAGCTTTTGTTTGATTGTGTGAATGCAGCTTTACTAGAAATTGCAGGATATGGGCCAGACAACTGCCAAAGAACCATACCTTTTATGCGGGTCCATATTAATCTGCCACAGGGAACTAGATTAGTATTACTGGACCAAGTGTGGGACTGGATGAAGGAATGGTTTTCTAATGAGGTGGAATCTCTCTCTACTGATGGTGGGGACTTAGACAGCCTGGTGGTACAGGGAATGGTGAGTAAGGAGGTGATGGGGAAATGGTGGCTTGAAAATTTGAGATTAGAATTAGACAATGTAGGAATCGAAATTGAAGTGAAGTTACTCGAAGAGCTTGTTCATGAGTTTGTCATTGAATTGGCAGGTAGAACTTGA